A window of the Cynocephalus volans isolate mCynVol1 chromosome 10, mCynVol1.pri, whole genome shotgun sequence genome harbors these coding sequences:
- the DHRS11 gene encoding dehydrogenase/reductase SDR family member 11 isoform X1, with the protein MARAGMERWRHRLALVTGASGGIGAAVARALVQQGLKVVGCARTVGNIEELAAECKSAGYPGTLIPYRCDLSSEEDILSMFSAVRSQHNGVDICINNAGLARPDTLLSGSTSGWKDMFNVNVLALSICTREAYQSMKERNVDDGHIININSMAGHRVSPQSVVHFYSATKYAVSALTEGLRQELREAQTHIRATCISPGVVETQFAFKLLSNDPEKAAATYEHMKCLKPEDVAEAVIYVLSTPPHVQIGDIQMRPTEQVT; encoded by the exons ATGGCCAGGGCCGGCATGGAGCGGTGGCGTCACCGCCTGGCGCTGGTGACGGGAGCCTCGGGGGGCATCGGCGCGGCCGTGGCCCGGGCCCTGGTCCAGCAGGGACTGAAGGTGGTGGGTTGTGCCCGCACCGTAGGCAACATCGAG GAGCTGGCTGCTGAATGTAAGAGTGCAGGCTATCCTGGGACTTTGATCCCCTACAGATGTGACCTGTCAAGTGAGGAGGACATCCTTTCCATGTTCTCGGCTGTCCGCTCTCAGCACAATGGTGTGGACATCTGCATCAACAATGCCGGCTTGGCCCGGCCTGACACCCTGCTGTCAGGCAGCACCAGCGGTTGGAAGGACATGTTCAAC GTGAACGTGCTGGCCCTCAGCATCTGCACACGGGAAGCCTACCAGTCCATGAAGGAGCGGAATGTGGACGATGGACACATCATTAACATCAACAG CATGGCTGGCCACCGAGTGTCACCCCAGTCTGTCGTTCATTTCTATAGCGCAACCAAGTATGCTGTCAGTGCGTTGACAGAGGGACTGAGGCAAGAGCTTCGGGAGGCTCAGACCCACATCCGAGCCACG TGCATCTCTCCGGGCGTGGTGGAGACACAATTCGCCTTCAAACTCCTCAGCAATGACCCTGAGAAGGCAGCTGCCACCTATGAACACATGAAG TGTCTCAAACCCGAGGATGTGGCTGAGGCTGTCATCTACGTCCTCAGCACCCCCCCACATGTCCAG ATTGGAGACATCCAGATGAGGCCCACGGAGCAGGTGACCTAG
- the DHRS11 gene encoding dehydrogenase/reductase SDR family member 11 isoform X2, with protein MARAGMERWRHRLALVTGASGGIGAAVARALVQQGLKVVGCARTVGNIEELAAECKSAGYPGTLIPYRCDLSSEEDILSMFSAVRSQHNGVDICINNAGLARPDTLLSGSTSGWKDMFNVNVLALSICTREAYQSMKERNVDDGHIININSMAGHRVSPQSVVHFYSATKYAVSALTEGLRQELREAQTHIRATCLKPEDVAEAVIYVLSTPPHVQIGDIQMRPTEQVT; from the exons ATGGCCAGGGCCGGCATGGAGCGGTGGCGTCACCGCCTGGCGCTGGTGACGGGAGCCTCGGGGGGCATCGGCGCGGCCGTGGCCCGGGCCCTGGTCCAGCAGGGACTGAAGGTGGTGGGTTGTGCCCGCACCGTAGGCAACATCGAG GAGCTGGCTGCTGAATGTAAGAGTGCAGGCTATCCTGGGACTTTGATCCCCTACAGATGTGACCTGTCAAGTGAGGAGGACATCCTTTCCATGTTCTCGGCTGTCCGCTCTCAGCACAATGGTGTGGACATCTGCATCAACAATGCCGGCTTGGCCCGGCCTGACACCCTGCTGTCAGGCAGCACCAGCGGTTGGAAGGACATGTTCAAC GTGAACGTGCTGGCCCTCAGCATCTGCACACGGGAAGCCTACCAGTCCATGAAGGAGCGGAATGTGGACGATGGACACATCATTAACATCAACAG CATGGCTGGCCACCGAGTGTCACCCCAGTCTGTCGTTCATTTCTATAGCGCAACCAAGTATGCTGTCAGTGCGTTGACAGAGGGACTGAGGCAAGAGCTTCGGGAGGCTCAGACCCACATCCGAGCCACG TGTCTCAAACCCGAGGATGTGGCTGAGGCTGTCATCTACGTCCTCAGCACCCCCCCACATGTCCAG ATTGGAGACATCCAGATGAGGCCCACGGAGCAGGTGACCTAG
- the MRM1 gene encoding rRNA methyltransferase 1, mitochondrial, with product MGLLSTVRSATWCCSGRLVTRHVSQAARRGERPGGEELRLLRLDDLAPTPRLELLFGLSPCLLALRASRRRVSRLLLQAGKAGLQGERAKLLQEAEARDIPVLRPRRRKLDALCGYQVHQGVCMEVNPLRPRPWTEAGEANPGDDPQQLWLVLEGLQDPRNLGAVLRSAHFLGVDKVITSQRNSCPLTPVVSKASAGAMEVMDVFSTDDLAGFLQAKAGQGWLVAGTVGCSEPELFQSSEIPISSCLEFLWDRPTLLVLGNEGAGLSREVQASCQLLLTILPGRQLPPGLESLNVSVAAGILLHSICSQRKGFPAEGERRQLLQDPEEPSSVSEGLRVAQPPGLSSRSDKKRQNRD from the exons ATGGGACTGCTCTCGACTGTCAGGAGCGCGACCTGGTGTTGCTCTGGTCGCCTTGTCACCCGTCACGTCTCCCAAGCGGCGCGGCGTGGGGAGCGGCCTGGCGGGGAGGAGCTACGCCTCCTGCGGCTGGATGACCTGGCACCGACCCCGCGGCTGGAACTTCTATTTGGACTGTCCCCGTGTCTCCTGGCTCTGCGGGCCTCTCGCCGCCGAGTGTCCCGGCTGCTGCTCCAGGCCGGCAAGGCCgggctgcagggggagcgggCCAAGCTGCTACAGGAGGCTGAGGCGCGGGACATCCCAGTTCTGCGGCCTAGAAGGCGGAAGCTGGACGCCCTGTGCGGCTACCAGGTCCACCAGGGCGTTTGCATGGAGGTGAACCCGCTGCGGCCCCGGCCTTGGACGGAGGCCGGGGAGGCGAACCCAGGCGACGACCCCCAGCAGCTATGGCTTGTCCTTGAGGGGCTCCAGGATCCCCGGAATCTTGGAGCTGTGCTGCGCTCCGCTCACTTCCTTGGAGTGGATAAGGTCATCACCAGCCAGAGAAACAG CTGCCCGCTTACTCCAGTAGTCAGCAAGGCCAGCGCAGGGGCTATGGAGGTGATGGACGTGTTCTCCACTGATGACCTGGCCGGTTTTCTGCAG GCCAAAGCCGGGCAGGGCTGGCTTGTGGCAGGCACGGTGGGCTGCTCAGAGCCTGAGCTTTTCCAGTCCTCCGAGATCCCCATCAGTAGCTGCTTGGAGTTCCTCTGGGACCGGCCTACTCTTCTCGTGCTGG GGAACGAGGGTGCTGGTCTGTCCCGGGAGGTGCAGGCCTCCTGCCAGCTTCTCCTTACCATCCTGCCCGGGCGCCAGCTGCCTCCTGGACTTGAGTCCTTGAATGTCTCTGTGGCTGCAG GAATTCTTCTTCACTCCATTTGCAGCCAGAGGAAGGGTTTCCCTGCAGAGGGGGAGAGAAGACAGCTTCTCCAAGACCCCGAAGAACCCTCATCTGTGTCTGAAGGACTCAGAGTGGCTCAGCCCCCaggactgtcttcaagatcagacaAAAAGAGGCAAAATAGGGACTGA